In Clostridium swellfunianum, a genomic segment contains:
- a CDS encoding DUF6512 family protein: protein MNEKSMLKMKKSVLISIPVLFIISGPMHFLFELLGEAPIIGAIVPVSESPWEHLKLVFYPILFWWLIFYARGRKQEDFSKEKWIAAAFAAVLSAVLTIFFIFYSYTGAFAVEFLAFDIFSSLFATAVGQCLAYHIFKYSKPTKPAAVIAFLGVAVLLVMFVAFTYNTPHVPLFLDRNTGGYGI from the coding sequence GTGAACGAAAAATCAATGTTAAAAATGAAAAAATCCGTACTTATTTCCATACCAGTTCTTTTCATTATTAGCGGACCAATGCACTTTTTGTTTGAGCTATTAGGTGAGGCTCCTATCATCGGGGCGATTGTTCCAGTTAGTGAAAGTCCTTGGGAGCATCTTAAGCTGGTGTTTTATCCAATTCTTTTCTGGTGGCTTATATTTTATGCAAGAGGCAGAAAACAGGAGGACTTTTCAAAAGAGAAGTGGATTGCAGCTGCTTTTGCCGCAGTGCTATCAGCAGTACTAACTATTTTTTTCATCTTTTATTCCTATACAGGAGCCTTTGCGGTAGAGTTCCTGGCTTTTGATATTTTCTCATCCTTATTTGCTACAGCGGTAGGTCAGTGTTTGGCATATCATATTTTCAAGTATTCTAAGCCGACCAAACCTGCTGCAGTTATAGCATTTTTAGGAGTTGCAGTACTCCTGGTTATGTTTGTTGCCTTTACCTATAACACTCCGCATGTACCTCTATTTTTAGATAGAAATACTGGAGGCTATGGTATATAG
- a CDS encoding response regulator transcription factor — translation MFSIMIVEDNEQLQNEIGNLLTRSGYRIMKTMEFDKIPKLVKESNPHLILLDINLPQDDGFKICTEIRSFSTVPIIFITSRDTNVDELMSITLGGDDFITKPYNAQILLARINSLLKRAYPDEKAGDFIEYNGVKLNILSSKVEYRNKEIELTKNELKILHYLLINKGKIVSRVDIMEYLWDSALFVNDNTLTVNITRLRNKFEDVGISEFIKTKRGQGYIV, via the coding sequence ATGTTTAGCATTATGATTGTTGAAGATAATGAGCAGCTTCAAAATGAGATAGGAAATTTATTAACCCGCAGTGGGTATCGCATTATGAAAACTATGGAGTTTGACAAAATACCTAAGCTTGTGAAGGAGAGTAATCCACATTTAATCCTATTGGATATTAACCTGCCCCAAGATGATGGATTTAAGATATGTACAGAAATACGTAGTTTTTCAACAGTACCAATTATATTTATTACAAGCAGGGATACAAATGTAGATGAACTTATGAGCATAACCTTAGGAGGAGACGACTTTATTACAAAGCCATATAATGCTCAAATTCTCCTGGCAAGAATAAATTCGCTGTTAAAGAGGGCATACCCTGATGAAAAGGCAGGAGACTTTATAGAATATAACGGAGTTAAATTAAACATACTGTCCAGCAAAGTTGAATATAGGAATAAAGAAATAGAACTTACCAAAAATGAACTTAAAATACTTCATTACCTATTGATTAATAAGGGAAAGATAGTATCAAGAGTAGACATTATGGAATATTTATGGGACAGTGCTTTGTTTGTAAATGACAATACTCTTACAGTAAATATAACAAGACTTAGAAATAAGTTTGAGGATGTTGGAATCAGCGAATTTATAAAGACTAAAAGAGGACAAGGATATATAGTATGA